One window of Chroococcidiopsis sp. TS-821 genomic DNA carries:
- a CDS encoding Npun_F5749 family FMN-dependent PPOX-type flavoprotein: MTPWRSPLARALHKNSQPVSRYLQLATVRLDNRPANRTVVFRGFLEDTDQLKFIVDARTQKPEQIAHQPWAEACWYFIDTREQFRISGYLNLIGEDCPDATLQQARHNTWREISDAARLLFAYPHPGKPRDDLGFDVPPPDATQPLPHFCLLLLEPIEVDHLKLRGEPQNRYLYTRNSDRTWSTLEINP; encoded by the coding sequence ATGACTCCTTGGCGATCGCCTCTAGCGCGTGCTTTGCACAAAAACTCGCAGCCAGTCTCTCGCTATTTACAACTAGCAACGGTGCGTTTGGATAATCGCCCTGCCAACCGCACGGTTGTTTTTCGCGGTTTTCTAGAAGATACCGATCAGTTAAAATTTATTGTCGATGCCCGCACGCAAAAACCCGAACAAATTGCGCATCAACCTTGGGCGGAAGCGTGTTGGTACTTTATTGACACCCGCGAACAATTTCGGATTAGTGGTTACTTGAATTTAATCGGCGAAGATTGCCCCGACGCAACATTACAGCAAGCACGTCACAACACTTGGCGCGAAATCAGTGACGCGGCGCGATTACTTTTTGCTTATCCTCATCCTGGAAAGCCAAGAGATGATTTAGGATTTGACGTTCCACCACCAGATGCGACGCAACCCCTACCGCATTTTTGCCTATTGCTACTCGAACCGATTGAGGTAGACCACTTAAAGCTACGTGGCGAACCACAGAATCGATATCTCTATACTCGCAACAGCGATCGCACTTGGTCTACTCTAGAAATCAATCCCTAA
- the cysE gene encoding serine O-acetyltransferase encodes MFSTLLADFQIIFERDPAARNWLEVLFFYPGLQAIILHRIAHKLYKMGIPFIPRLISFIARFLTGIEIHPGAVIGKGFFVDHGMGVVIGETAIVGDYVLLYQGVTLGGTGKESGKRHPTLGDNVVVGAGAKVLGNIEIGNNVRIGAGSVVLRNVPSNCTVVGVPGRVIYRSGVRVDPLEHGSLPDSEAEVIRALVDRIEALEQQVEQLQHKQTPAPVYHISIAAEEAGDALPSQEEIPATQGAACQLRNKAIQEFLDGAGI; translated from the coding sequence GTGTTCTCTACCCTACTTGCTGACTTTCAAATTATCTTTGAGCGCGATCCAGCGGCACGTAACTGGCTGGAGGTGTTGTTCTTCTATCCTGGCTTGCAAGCAATTATTTTGCATCGGATAGCGCACAAGCTATACAAGATGGGTATTCCCTTCATTCCGCGTCTGATCTCTTTTATAGCACGCTTTCTCACAGGAATTGAAATTCACCCTGGCGCAGTTATTGGTAAAGGCTTTTTTGTCGATCACGGTATGGGAGTCGTGATTGGGGAAACAGCTATTGTTGGTGACTATGTTTTGCTTTATCAAGGAGTCACGCTTGGTGGTACAGGTAAAGAAAGCGGCAAACGCCACCCTACCTTAGGCGATAACGTCGTTGTTGGTGCTGGTGCCAAAGTTTTAGGTAATATCGAGATTGGCAATAATGTCCGAATTGGTGCGGGATCGGTAGTTCTGCGCAATGTTCCTTCTAACTGTACAGTTGTTGGCGTACCAGGACGCGTGATTTATCGCTCTGGTGTTCGTGTCGATCCGCTAGAACATGGTAGCCTACCGGACTCAGAAGCAGAAGTTATTCGCGCTTTAGTCGACCGCATAGAAGCTCTAGAACAACAAGTAGAGCAGTTACAGCATAAGCAGACTCCTGCACCTGTGTATCATATTTCAATTGCTGCGGAAGAAGCAGGTGACGCACTACCAAGTCAGGAAGAAATACCAGCAACTCAAGGTGCAGCTTGTCAATTAAGAAATAAAGCGATTCAAGAGTTTCTTGACGGCGCAGGAATTTAA
- the purH gene encoding bifunctional phosphoribosylaminoimidazolecarboxamide formyltransferase/IMP cyclohydrolase: protein MARLALLSVSDKTGLIDFARSLVAEFGFDLISSGGTAQALKDAGLPVTKVADYTGSPEILGGRVKTLHPRIHGGILARRDVAQDVADLENNQIRPIDLVVVNLYPFAATIAKPDVTLPDAIEQIDIGGPAMLRAAAKNYAHLTVLCDPTLYEAYLGELRQHNGDVSFEFRQQCAIKAFSHTSEYDQAIASYLRGQELSQHYTLSGTQLQALRYGENPHQKAAWYQTGKKASGWAAATKLQGKELSYNNLVDLEAARRIVAEFTDTPAATIIKHANPCGVALGNSLVEAYTKAFNADSTSAFGGIVALNQPIDAATATELTKTFLECVVAPGCEAAAQEILAAKSKVRVLILPDLSAGAKETVKTIAGGFLVQAADDVVADPNQWQVVTQKQPTPEQLAELLFAWKVCKHVKSNAIVVTRDRTTAGVGAGQMNRVGSVQIALAQAGEKAQGGFLASDGFFPFDDSVKTAAAAGISAIVQPGGSMRDRDSIDAANDLGLVMVFTGIRHFLH, encoded by the coding sequence ATGGCGCGTCTAGCACTGCTGAGCGTATCGGATAAAACAGGGTTGATTGATTTTGCTCGAAGTTTAGTTGCAGAATTCGGCTTTGATCTGATTAGCAGTGGTGGTACAGCCCAAGCCTTGAAAGATGCAGGATTACCAGTAACAAAAGTTGCTGATTACACAGGTTCGCCAGAAATTTTAGGCGGAAGAGTCAAAACATTACATCCACGCATTCATGGCGGTATTTTGGCGCGTCGTGATGTTGCGCAAGACGTTGCCGATTTAGAAAATAATCAAATTCGCCCAATTGATTTAGTAGTTGTTAACTTGTACCCATTTGCGGCGACGATCGCTAAACCTGATGTCACTTTACCCGATGCGATTGAACAAATTGATATCGGCGGTCCTGCGATGCTGAGAGCCGCAGCAAAAAATTACGCTCATTTAACCGTGTTGTGTGACCCTACGCTGTATGAGGCGTATCTAGGAGAATTACGACAACATAATGGCGATGTTTCTTTTGAATTTCGCCAACAATGCGCGATTAAGGCATTTTCTCACACCTCAGAATACGACCAGGCGATCGCATCTTATTTGAGAGGTCAAGAATTATCACAACACTATACACTTTCAGGAACGCAGTTGCAGGCTTTGCGGTATGGGGAAAATCCGCATCAAAAAGCAGCTTGGTATCAAACTGGGAAGAAAGCAAGTGGCTGGGCTGCGGCTACAAAACTGCAAGGAAAAGAACTGAGCTACAATAACTTGGTTGATTTAGAAGCTGCGCGGCGAATTGTTGCTGAGTTTACTGATACTCCTGCGGCGACAATTATTAAACACGCGAATCCTTGCGGTGTTGCCTTAGGAAATTCGCTTGTAGAAGCTTATACCAAAGCTTTTAATGCAGATTCTACTTCAGCTTTTGGTGGCATTGTTGCACTTAATCAGCCGATTGATGCTGCGACTGCTACTGAGTTAACGAAGACGTTTTTGGAATGTGTGGTTGCACCTGGTTGCGAAGCAGCAGCCCAGGAGATATTAGCGGCTAAATCTAAAGTACGCGTGTTGATTTTACCAGATTTGAGTGCAGGAGCAAAAGAAACTGTAAAAACGATCGCGGGTGGATTTTTAGTACAAGCGGCGGATGATGTTGTTGCCGATCCGAATCAATGGCAAGTTGTCACGCAAAAACAGCCTACACCAGAACAATTAGCAGAATTATTGTTTGCCTGGAAAGTATGCAAGCATGTTAAGTCAAATGCGATTGTTGTCACGCGCGATCGCACAACTGCGGGTGTCGGCGCTGGGCAAATGAATCGTGTCGGTTCGGTGCAAATTGCTTTAGCACAAGCTGGAGAAAAAGCGCAGGGCGGCTTCTTAGCTAGTGACGGTTTCTTTCCGTTTGACGACTCGGTGAAAACTGCGGCTGCTGCGGGAATTTCTGCGATCGTGCAACCTGGTGGTAGTATGCGCGATCGAGATTCAATCGATGCGGCGAATGATTTAGGCTTAGTGATGGTGTTTACAGGAATACGCCACTTTTTACACTAA
- a CDS encoding Uma2 family endonuclease — protein MTTTQPRLFTVQEYHKMADLGILHPDERVELIEGQIVKMAAKNPPHSAITKRTADILRDLLTGKADIRVQEPIYMSDRSEPDPDIAVVKIDSRDYIDRHPVPDDVFLLVEVADRTLTYDCNKKAALYARASIPEYWVIDIKDEKVIVFRKPESKTYQQKSVQDKQTLLHLTTFPDIYLEVGKIFP, from the coding sequence ATGACTACAACACAACCCAGATTATTTACGGTACAGGAGTATCACAAAATGGCAGATCTGGGAATTTTGCACCCAGATGAACGAGTGGAGTTGATAGAAGGGCAGATTGTCAAGATGGCGGCTAAAAACCCACCGCACTCAGCAATTACAAAGCGCACCGCAGATATATTACGCGATCTCCTTACCGGAAAAGCCGATATTCGAGTTCAAGAACCAATTTATATGAGCGATCGCTCAGAACCTGACCCGGATATCGCTGTTGTCAAAATAGATTCCCGTGACTACATTGACAGACATCCAGTTCCAGATGATGTTTTTCTGCTGGTAGAAGTCGCAGATCGTACACTAACCTATGACTGCAACAAAAAAGCGGCGTTGTATGCACGTGCGAGTATCCCTGAATACTGGGTTATTGACATTAAAGATGAAAAAGTTATTGTTTTTAGAAAACCTGAAAGTAAAACTTATCAACAAAAATCAGTACAAGATAAACAGACTCTTCTCCACTTGACGACTTTTCCTGACATCTATCTCGAGGTAGGCAAAATTTTCCCCTGA
- a CDS encoding GNAT family N-acetyltransferase, whose protein sequence is MSVYRFEQSFSADPTLSKRLFELLDTVFSNFDISRLAKTARVLGAAWETASTPFIQFNDGVAVSHVGVLEIPLLVMGEKLMVGGIHAVATHPEYRRRGYYREIMTEVLDYCDRRYETLVLTTSQPKLYEPFGFRVVEEHKFVAQCEVKESSERLRLLDFADSSDIKLLHRLLETRTPVSNVVGVLPQQEKALFCVNEATRPLYYAEDLDVIFCMEIEDDRLQLFDVVGTNIPTINELLARLSHPIKETVVYFSPDRLDVTFQAIPHVLDKAFLMVRGKFAAEGQEFMLPRSARC, encoded by the coding sequence ATGAGTGTATATCGTTTTGAGCAGTCGTTTAGTGCAGATCCTACGCTGAGCAAACGCTTATTTGAACTGCTAGACACTGTATTTTCTAACTTTGATATCAGCCGTCTTGCCAAAACCGCAAGAGTATTAGGCGCAGCTTGGGAAACGGCTTCTACTCCGTTTATTCAGTTTAATGATGGTGTTGCGGTTTCACACGTAGGCGTTTTAGAAATTCCGCTGCTGGTTATGGGAGAAAAGTTGATGGTAGGAGGAATTCATGCAGTAGCAACGCATCCTGAATATCGTCGTCGCGGGTATTATCGCGAAATTATGACAGAAGTGCTGGATTACTGCGATCGCCGCTATGAAACATTAGTACTGACAACATCACAACCTAAATTGTACGAACCTTTCGGCTTTCGCGTCGTAGAAGAACACAAATTTGTGGCGCAGTGTGAGGTAAAAGAAAGTAGCGAGCGCTTGCGCTTATTAGATTTTGCCGATTCAAGCGATATCAAACTACTGCATCGACTTTTAGAAACGCGTACTCCTGTCTCGAATGTTGTCGGAGTTTTGCCGCAGCAGGAAAAAGCTTTATTCTGTGTAAACGAAGCAACGCGCCCTCTGTATTATGCAGAAGATTTAGATGTGATTTTTTGTATGGAAATTGAAGACGATCGACTCCAGCTTTTTGATGTAGTAGGAACCAACATTCCCACAATAAATGAACTTTTGGCAAGACTTTCCCATCCTATTAAAGAAACTGTAGTTTATTTTAGTCCCGATCGCTTAGATGTAACTTTCCAAGCGATTCCCCACGTACTAGACAAAGCATTTTTGATGGTGCGTGGTAAGTTTGCAGCAGAAGGTCAGGAATTTATGCTACCGCGTTCTGCGCGTTGTTGA